CCCCCGGCCGGTCCGGCGTCCCCTCCGGCGGCGGGATGCGCAGTCCCTCGGGCGGCCAAATGCGCAGTCCCTCGGTCGGCGAGATGCGCAGCCCTTCGGGCTGCGAAATGATCGTCCCTCCCTACATCCTCGACGCGATCGCCAGACGCGGCGACGCGGTCGAACGCGCCCGCGCTCTCGAGACGCTCCTCCAGACGGAGCGGCTTCGCGGCCACCGCGACGCTTACGGCGGCGTCTGTCCCACCGTGCCGGCGGGGGAGGAACGGCGCACGGTGTACGACGAGGCCGGGAGCTCCGTCCTTCCCGGGCGCCTCGTCCGCGGGGAAGCGGGACGGGCGTCGAAGGACCCGGCCGTCAACGAGGCCTACGACGGCGCGGGGGCGACGTACGAGTTCTACGAGAAGGTCTTCTGCCGGAGCTCGATCGACGGCAAGGGAATGCGGCTCGATTCGTCGGTCCACTACGGCCGCGACTTCGACAATGCGTTCTGGAACGGCACCCAGATGGTGTACGGCGACGGCGACGGCCGGATCTTCAATCGGTTCACCGTGGCCCTCGACGTGATCGGGCACGAGCTCACGCACGGCGTGACGGGCATGGAGGCGAACTTCGACTACGAGTCGCAGCCGGGCGCGCTGAACGAGAGCTTCTCCGACGTGTTCGGATCGCTCGTCAAGCAGTGGAACCGGCGGGAGACGGTCGACCAGGCTGACTGGCTGATCGGCGCCGGCCTCTTCACGCCGAAGGTGCGCGGGCGCGGGATCCGTTCAATGCTGTACCCGGGGACGGCCTACGACGACCCGGTGCTCGGGAAGGACCCGCAGCCGGCGACCATGAAGGATTACTACGACGGGTACGACGACAACGGCGGCGTGCACGTCAACTCGGGGATCCCGAACCGCGCCTTCGC
The DNA window shown above is from Thermoanaerobaculia bacterium and carries:
- a CDS encoding M4 family metallopeptidase, which codes for MIVPPYILDAIARRGDAVERARALETLLQTERLRGHRDAYGGVCPTVPAGEERRTVYDEAGSSVLPGRLVRGEAGRASKDPAVNEAYDGAGATYEFYEKVFCRSSIDGKGMRLDSSVHYGRDFDNAFWNGTQMVYGDGDGRIFNRFTVALDVIGHELTHGVTGMEANFDYESQPGALNESFSDVFGSLVKQWNRRETVDQADWLIGAGLFTPKVRGRGIRSMLYPGTAYDDPVLGKDPQPATMKDYYDGYDDNGGVHVNSGIPNRAFALAAVAIGGHAWEKAGAIWYTALTERLRHTSDFNDAAATTIAVAAEMFGSSGAEEKAVREAWKAVGVSSARRAAAAATA